A single window of Anderseniella sp. Alg231-50 DNA harbors:
- the pdhA gene encoding pyruvate dehydrogenase (acetyl-transferring) E1 component subunit alpha has protein sequence MAKSAKKTAGASGKAASAGAKSNSTFSKEQDLKAYEDMLLIRRFEEKAGQLYGMGHIGGFCHLYIGQEAVVVGMEMAMVEGDQMITSYRDHGHMLACGMEPQGVMAELTGRQGGYSRGKGGSMHMFSREKEFYGGHGIVGAQVPLGAGLAFADKYKGNGKVSVAYFGEGATNQGQVYETFNMASLWKLPVIFVIENNGYAMGTAVKRSAAMAEQLFNRGSVYGIPGEQVDGMDVRMVKEAADRATEHCRSGKGPYILEMKTYRYRGHSMSDPAKYRSRDEVQKMREEHDPIEQVKRRLSGDHGLGDDDLKSIDARIRKIVTDAADFAQADALPDPAELWTDIYVDA, from the coding sequence ATGGCAAAATCCGCCAAGAAAACGGCTGGTGCATCCGGTAAAGCTGCATCAGCGGGCGCCAAGTCCAATTCCACATTCAGCAAGGAACAAGACCTCAAGGCCTACGAGGACATGCTGCTGATCCGGCGATTTGAGGAAAAAGCCGGCCAGTTGTACGGCATGGGCCACATCGGTGGGTTCTGCCATCTCTATATCGGGCAGGAAGCAGTCGTTGTCGGCATGGAGATGGCGATGGTCGAAGGCGATCAGATGATCACTTCTTATCGCGACCATGGCCACATGCTGGCCTGCGGTATGGAACCGCAAGGCGTGATGGCGGAACTGACCGGCAGGCAGGGTGGATATTCGCGCGGCAAGGGCGGCTCGATGCACATGTTTTCCCGCGAGAAGGAATTTTACGGCGGCCACGGCATCGTCGGTGCGCAGGTGCCGCTTGGCGCCGGGCTGGCATTCGCCGACAAGTACAAGGGCAACGGCAAGGTGTCGGTCGCCTATTTCGGCGAAGGCGCGACCAATCAGGGCCAGGTCTATGAAACCTTCAACATGGCGTCCCTGTGGAAACTGCCGGTGATATTCGTCATCGAGAACAACGGCTATGCCATGGGCACTGCGGTCAAACGCTCCGCGGCAATGGCTGAGCAATTGTTCAATCGCGGATCGGTCTACGGCATTCCCGGCGAACAGGTCGACGGCATGGACGTGCGCATGGTGAAGGAGGCGGCTGACCGGGCTACCGAGCATTGCCGGTCCGGCAAGGGCCCTTACATCCTTGAGATGAAAACCTATCGTTATCGCGGCCATTCCATGTCGGATCCGGCGAAATACCGGTCCCGGGATGAAGTGCAGAAAATGCGCGAGGAACATGATCCGATCGAACAGGTCAAGCGTCGCCTGAGCGGCGATCACGGCCTCGGCGATGATGACCTGAAGTCCATTGATGCCCGCATCCGCAAGATCGTGACGGACGCAGCCGACTTTGCCCAGGCAGACGCCTTGCCTGACCCTGCGGAACTATGGACCGACATTTATGTGGACGCGTGA
- a CDS encoding helix-turn-helix domain-containing protein, whose translation MPRYDRLSALLTRFELHVTPGDQASSNLAILAGANDSLPGRIVFSPEQPIEDKVTGCDAVLFSAEVAWGGSFNPLLSTLPSLIEIEVNEDSELIHITRLLQIEGNKPRCGSGTILDRLGEVLMVRLLRSQLEAGTTRTGLLGGLSDPRLSRAIVAMHEAPGRHWRNEDLADIAGLSLSRFSELFAARVGETPIAYLRRWRMVLAYQDAERGDRIQAIARRYGYRSGEALSRAFRREFDTSAVSLRRSMEN comes from the coding sequence ATGCCCCGATATGATCGATTGTCGGCTCTGCTTACCCGGTTTGAGCTGCACGTAACGCCCGGTGACCAGGCCAGTTCCAATCTGGCCATACTGGCGGGCGCAAACGATAGTCTGCCTGGTCGAATAGTGTTTTCTCCGGAGCAGCCTATCGAAGACAAGGTCACCGGCTGTGATGCGGTTTTGTTCAGCGCAGAGGTCGCGTGGGGAGGGTCTTTCAACCCGCTCCTGTCAACGCTGCCATCTCTGATTGAAATTGAAGTCAACGAAGACTCCGAACTGATCCACATCACCCGCCTGCTGCAGATAGAAGGCAACAAGCCGCGCTGCGGTTCCGGCACCATTCTCGACCGGTTGGGTGAAGTGCTGATGGTGCGTTTGCTGCGCAGTCAGCTGGAAGCCGGCACCACCCGGACCGGCCTGCTCGGTGGCCTGTCCGATCCGCGGCTGTCGCGCGCCATTGTGGCCATGCACGAGGCACCGGGCCGGCACTGGCGAAACGAGGATCTGGCAGACATAGCGGGCCTGTCGCTCAGCCGGTTTTCCGAACTGTTTGCAGCGCGGGTCGGCGAAACACCGATAGCCTATCTGCGGCGCTGGCGCATGGTGCTTGCTTATCAGGATGCAGAGCGCGGCGATCGCATTCAGGCGATCGCCCGTCGCTACGGTTATCGTTCCGGCGAGGCACTGAGCCGGGCCTTTCGCCGGGAATTCGATACCAGCGCCGTGAGCCTGCGGCGAAGTATGGAAAACTGA
- a CDS encoding GNAT family N-acetyltransferase yields the protein MIRPATKLDASELVCLIDCAGYGIPLGVWAGMLDDEASVLEVGRKRAMREEGGFSYRNAWIAERDGAVAGALVGYRLDDDIDLSDINDVPDTFRPLMELEAEAPGSWYVNVLAVHGEWRGTGIGGALLDHADQIAATTGARTMSIIFESENDGGRRLYEAKGYKVTARRPRVAFETDRTGSAEWLLMVKDLKV from the coding sequence GTGATCCGGCCCGCTACGAAACTGGATGCGTCCGAGCTGGTCTGCCTGATCGACTGTGCAGGCTACGGCATTCCGCTGGGCGTATGGGCGGGAATGCTGGACGATGAAGCCTCGGTACTTGAGGTGGGCCGCAAGCGGGCCATGCGGGAAGAGGGCGGTTTTTCCTACCGCAATGCCTGGATTGCCGAACGCGATGGCGCGGTGGCCGGTGCGCTGGTCGGATACCGGCTGGACGACGACATCGACCTGTCTGACATCAATGATGTGCCTGACACATTCCGGCCTCTGATGGAACTCGAGGCGGAAGCGCCGGGAAGCTGGTATGTCAACGTGCTGGCCGTGCATGGCGAATGGCGGGGCACAGGGATCGGCGGGGCGTTGCTTGACCATGCCGATCAAATCGCTGCAACGACAGGCGCGCGGACCATGAGCATCATATTTGAAAGTGAAAACGATGGCGGCCGGCGTTTGTATGAGGCCAAGGGCTACAAGGTCACGGCGCGGCGGCCGCGCGTGGCATTTGAAACAGATCGGACAGGCTCTGCTGAGTGGCTGTTGATGGTGAAGGACCTGAAGGTATGA
- a CDS encoding pyruvate dehydrogenase complex dihydrolipoamide acetyltransferase, whose translation MPTEILMPALSPTMETGKLAKWLVKEGDTVTSGDIIAEIETDKATMEVEAVDEGKVGKILITEGTEEVAVNTTIAVLLEDGESADDIQASAAPAAPKPAAQASAPAAPAAAASAPAEATAKPAAAPAPAAAPVREPDARIFASPLARRIAKQNNIDIALLSGSGPHGRIIKLDVETALKDGVPTAAPAPAAAAAPAMASGPSDDIVRKLFAEGAYEELPHDGMRKTIASRLTESHQSIPAYFISVDCALDALLKSRAELNAAAPKDKDDKPAYKLSVNDFIIKAMALALRDVPMANASWTSTARLLHEHSDVGVAVAIPDGLITPIVREAEIKPLSVISAEVKDMARRARDRKLKPEEYQGGTTAVSNLGMFGVDNFTSIINPPHASIVSIGAGVQKPVVKDGAVAVATVMNATFAFDHRVIDGALGGQLATAFRHYLENPMSMLV comes from the coding sequence ATGCCAACAGAAATTCTGATGCCCGCTTTGTCACCCACCATGGAAACCGGCAAGCTGGCCAAGTGGCTGGTCAAGGAAGGTGACACGGTGACGTCCGGCGACATCATTGCGGAGATTGAAACCGACAAGGCGACCATGGAAGTGGAAGCCGTGGACGAAGGCAAGGTCGGCAAAATCCTGATCACCGAAGGTACCGAGGAAGTAGCCGTCAACACAACCATTGCGGTATTGCTGGAAGACGGTGAAAGCGCCGATGACATTCAGGCCAGTGCGGCACCCGCTGCGCCGAAACCCGCTGCTCAGGCATCTGCACCAGCCGCGCCCGCCGCAGCTGCGTCTGCACCAGCGGAAGCCACGGCGAAACCTGCGGCTGCACCGGCACCGGCTGCAGCGCCGGTACGCGAACCCGACGCCCGTATCTTTGCATCCCCACTGGCGCGGCGTATCGCCAAGCAGAACAATATCGACATTGCCCTTTTATCAGGCTCCGGTCCGCACGGCCGTATCATCAAGCTGGATGTGGAAACGGCACTCAAGGATGGTGTGCCAACAGCTGCGCCTGCGCCTGCAGCAGCTGCCGCGCCTGCCATGGCATCCGGCCCGTCTGACGACATTGTGCGTAAACTGTTTGCTGAAGGAGCGTATGAGGAACTGCCGCATGACGGCATGCGCAAGACAATTGCCTCACGCCTGACCGAAAGCCATCAGAGCATTCCGGCTTATTTTATCTCGGTGGACTGCGCGCTCGATGCCTTGCTGAAATCGCGGGCCGAGCTCAATGCGGCGGCTCCGAAAGACAAGGATGACAAGCCTGCCTACAAGCTGTCGGTGAACGACTTCATCATCAAGGCGATGGCCCTGGCATTGCGCGATGTCCCGATGGCGAATGCGTCGTGGACATCAACCGCCAGGCTGCTGCACGAGCATTCCGACGTAGGTGTCGCGGTTGCCATACCGGACGGGCTGATTACGCCGATCGTGCGTGAAGCTGAAATCAAGCCTCTGTCGGTGATTTCCGCCGAGGTCAAGGACATGGCGCGCCGCGCCCGCGACCGGAAACTGAAACCGGAAGAATATCAGGGCGGCACCACGGCGGTGTCCAATCTGGGCATGTTCGGCGTCGACAACTTCACCTCCATCATCAACCCGCCGCATGCCTCAATCGTGTCGATCGGGGCAGGGGTGCAGAAGCCGGTTGTGAAGGACGGTGCGGTTGCCGTTGCCACGGTGATGAATGCGACCTTTGCATTTGACCACCGCGTCATTGACGGCGCTCTCGGCGGCCAGCTGGCAACGGCCTTCCGCCACTATCTCGAAAATCCCATGTCGATGCTGGTCTAG
- a CDS encoding septum formation initiator family protein, whose amino-acid sequence MFRLPKLFDVLVFAGCAAMLSFFHWHATKGPRSLDNHALQVAKLEAREADLAKVRAKRDAIEARVKLMRPESVDPDMASQLVREKLGYVKINSIVVNLPD is encoded by the coding sequence ATGTTCAGACTTCCCAAATTGTTTGATGTACTGGTGTTTGCCGGTTGTGCCGCCATGCTGTCATTCTTTCACTGGCATGCGACCAAGGGGCCGCGCAGTCTGGACAACCATGCCCTGCAGGTTGCCAAACTCGAAGCCCGGGAAGCCGACCTTGCAAAAGTCAGGGCAAAGCGCGATGCTATTGAAGCGCGCGTCAAGCTCATGCGGCCTGAAAGCGTTGATCCGGACATGGCATCCCAGCTGGTTCGCGAAAAACTGGGCTATGTCAAAATTAACTCAATTGTAGTTAACTTGCCGGATTGA
- the lpdA gene encoding dihydrolipoyl dehydrogenase codes for MTETSFDVIIIGAGPGGYVTAIRAAQLGMKVAIVEREHLGGICLNWGCIPTKALLRSAEIYHYMNHAGDYGLSADNVSFDAAAVVKRSRGVSGRLNGGVGHLLKKNKVQVIWGEAKVTKPGEVVVAKSSKPPMQPAHPDPKGAAGPGTYKAKHIIIATGARPRALPGLEPDGKLVWTYFEAMVPPEMPGKLLVVGSGAIGIEFASFFNAMGVDVTVVEIMDQIMPVEDTEIAGLARKQLEKQGLKIMTGTKVASLKKGANDVTATIEDAKGAKSELKVDRVISAVGVVGNIENLGLEALGVKTDRGCVVIDGFGNTNVPGIYAIGDVAGPPMLAHKAEHEGVICVDKIAGQPNVHAMKKEQIPGCTYCHPQVASVGLTERAAKEKGIDVKIGRFPFMANGKAIALGEDQGLIKTIFDKKTGQLLGAHLVGAEVTELIQGFVIAMGLETTEEELMHTVFPHPTLSEMMHESVLDAYGRVIHM; via the coding sequence ATGACTGAAACGAGTTTCGACGTAATCATCATCGGGGCGGGCCCCGGTGGCTATGTAACGGCGATCCGGGCGGCACAGCTTGGCATGAAGGTTGCCATTGTAGAGCGTGAGCATCTCGGTGGCATCTGCCTCAACTGGGGTTGTATCCCGACCAAGGCACTGCTGCGGTCTGCGGAGATTTATCACTATATGAACCATGCCGGCGACTATGGCCTGTCGGCGGACAATGTCAGCTTTGATGCCGCAGCCGTGGTCAAGCGCTCGCGCGGGGTGTCGGGCAGGCTCAACGGCGGTGTCGGCCATCTGCTGAAAAAGAACAAGGTTCAGGTGATCTGGGGCGAAGCCAAGGTAACCAAGCCGGGCGAAGTGGTGGTGGCGAAGTCTTCCAAGCCGCCAATGCAGCCGGCACACCCGGACCCCAAGGGCGCAGCGGGACCCGGTACCTACAAGGCAAAGCACATTATCATCGCAACAGGAGCCCGTCCGCGCGCGCTGCCCGGTCTGGAGCCGGATGGAAAGCTGGTCTGGACCTATTTTGAGGCCATGGTGCCGCCGGAAATGCCGGGCAAGCTGCTGGTTGTGGGATCAGGCGCTATCGGCATTGAATTTGCCAGCTTTTTCAATGCCATGGGTGTTGATGTTACCGTGGTGGAGATCATGGACCAGATCATGCCCGTGGAAGACACCGAGATTGCCGGGCTGGCCCGCAAGCAGCTTGAAAAGCAGGGTCTCAAAATCATGACCGGCACCAAGGTGGCGAGCCTGAAAAAGGGTGCAAACGACGTAACCGCCACTATTGAAGATGCAAAGGGTGCTAAATCCGAGTTGAAGGTGGACCGGGTGATTTCCGCCGTTGGCGTTGTCGGCAACATTGAAAACCTTGGTCTGGAGGCGCTTGGCGTCAAGACAGATCGCGGCTGCGTGGTGATTGACGGGTTCGGCAACACCAATGTGCCCGGCATTTACGCCATCGGCGACGTGGCCGGCCCGCCCATGCTGGCGCACAAGGCCGAGCATGAGGGCGTGATCTGTGTCGACAAGATCGCAGGCCAGCCGAATGTGCACGCGATGAAGAAAGAACAGATACCGGGGTGTACCTATTGCCATCCGCAGGTAGCCTCCGTCGGACTGACGGAACGGGCCGCCAAGGAAAAGGGCATCGATGTCAAGATCGGCCGGTTCCCGTTCATGGCCAACGGCAAGGCCATTGCGCTGGGCGAGGATCAGGGTCTGATCAAGACCATCTTCGACAAGAAGACCGGGCAATTGCTGGGCGCGCACTTGGTCGGTGCGGAAGTGACCGAACTGATACAGGGCTTTGTTATCGCGATGGGTCTGGAGACCACCGAGGAAGAGCTGATGCACACAGTGTTCCCGCACCCGACACTTTCGGAAATGATGCATGAAAGCGTACTTGATGCCTATGGCCGCGTGATCCATATGTAA
- a CDS encoding pyruvate dehydrogenase complex E1 component subunit beta: MAVEILMPALSPTMEEGKLARWLVKEGDAVTSGDIIAEIETDKATMEVEAVDEGTVASIAIAEGTEGVKVNTVIAVLAADGEDASAVSAAPAAAPAADAAPAAQAAAAPAPAPVAAPAALSAVSVPDPEIPEGTEMVQMTVREALNSAMAEEMRRDETVFLMGEEVAEYQGAYKISQGLLEEFGDKRVIDTPITEHGFTGIAVGAAFGGLKPIVEFMTFNFAMQAIDHIINSAAKTLYMSGGQMGAHMVFRGANGAAARVGAQHSQDYASWYAHVPGLKVVMPYSAADAKGLLKASIRDPNPVIFLENEILYGRTFEVPKVDDWVVPIGKARIARAGSDVTIVSWGMGMSYSMDAAEKLAAEGIEAEVIDLRSLRPMDIPAVLESVRKTNRCVTVEEAWPVCSVGSEVAAQIMTHAFDYLDAPVARVNGKDVPMPYAANLEKLALPSVDEVVEAAKSVLYR, translated from the coding sequence ATGGCCGTTGAAATTTTGATGCCGGCACTTTCGCCGACGATGGAAGAGGGAAAACTCGCACGCTGGCTGGTCAAGGAAGGTGATGCTGTTACGTCGGGAGATATCATCGCCGAGATTGAAACCGACAAGGCCACCATGGAAGTCGAGGCGGTAGACGAGGGCACCGTTGCCTCCATCGCCATTGCCGAAGGCACCGAGGGCGTGAAGGTCAACACTGTGATTGCCGTACTGGCAGCAGACGGCGAGGATGCGTCTGCGGTGAGCGCAGCACCTGCTGCGGCCCCTGCAGCAGATGCCGCACCTGCAGCCCAGGCAGCCGCGGCGCCGGCGCCGGCGCCGGTGGCGGCACCTGCTGCCTTGAGTGCCGTGTCGGTTCCGGACCCGGAAATCCCCGAAGGCACCGAAATGGTGCAGATGACAGTGCGCGAAGCGCTGAACTCGGCCATGGCGGAAGAAATGCGCCGTGACGAGACAGTTTTCCTGATGGGAGAAGAGGTGGCCGAATACCAGGGCGCCTACAAGATTTCGCAAGGGTTGCTGGAAGAATTCGGCGACAAGCGGGTCATCGATACCCCGATTACCGAGCACGGCTTCACCGGTATAGCGGTGGGTGCGGCGTTCGGCGGACTGAAGCCTATCGTCGAATTCATGACGTTCAATTTTGCCATGCAGGCAATCGACCACATCATCAATTCAGCCGCCAAGACGCTGTACATGTCCGGTGGCCAGATGGGTGCCCACATGGTGTTTCGCGGAGCCAACGGAGCTGCGGCACGGGTTGGCGCACAGCACTCGCAAGATTATGCCAGCTGGTACGCCCATGTGCCGGGCCTCAAGGTGGTGATGCCGTATTCGGCCGCGGACGCAAAGGGTCTTCTCAAAGCCTCGATCCGCGATCCCAACCCGGTGATCTTCCTGGAGAACGAAATCCTTTATGGCCGCACCTTCGAGGTGCCAAAGGTTGATGACTGGGTGGTGCCGATCGGCAAGGCGCGCATTGCACGCGCCGGCAGTGACGTCACCATCGTGTCGTGGGGTATGGGCATGTCCTATTCCATGGACGCTGCAGAGAAACTTGCCGCAGAAGGGATCGAGGCAGAGGTCATTGACCTTCGGTCGCTGCGCCCGATGGACATCCCGGCGGTACTTGAAAGCGTCAGGAAAACCAATCGCTGCGTGACGGTGGAAGAAGCCTGGCCGGTGTGCTCGGTTGGCTCTGAAGTGGCAGCCCAGATCATGACCCACGCGTTTGACTATCTCGATGCGCCGGTGGCCCGCGTCAACGGCAAGGACGTGCCGATGCCATATGCGGCCAACCTTGAAAAACTGGCGCTGCCAAGTGTGGATGAAGTTGTCGAGGCGGCCAAGTCCGTCCTGTACCGGTAA
- a CDS encoding redoxin domain-containing protein yields the protein MLVPRQKTPGLTVKTLDHGEFDLSADQSERGTVICFYRGLHCPICANYLKEFEKQVPEFAARGVSAIAISSDGEDRTRAMADKIEAKQLRFGYDLDLGKAREWGLYISTSRGTTSIGIEEPALFSEPGLFMVTPEQTLYYGSTQTMPFVRPHFAELVGALDFAIKNDYPARGEYTGTV from the coding sequence ATGCTTGTCCCTCGTCAGAAAACGCCTGGTTTGACCGTCAAGACCCTGGATCACGGTGAGTTTGATCTTTCAGCGGATCAGTCGGAACGCGGAACGGTGATATGCTTCTATCGTGGTTTGCACTGCCCGATCTGCGCCAACTACCTGAAAGAGTTTGAAAAGCAAGTGCCTGAATTTGCCGCGCGCGGCGTCTCGGCCATCGCGATCAGTTCCGACGGCGAAGACCGGACGCGCGCCATGGCGGACAAGATCGAGGCCAAGCAGTTGCGGTTCGGTTATGATCTTGATCTGGGAAAGGCTCGCGAGTGGGGGCTCTACATCTCCACCTCCCGTGGCACGACTTCGATCGGCATTGAAGAACCGGCCCTGTTCTCCGAACCCGGCCTGTTCATGGTAACACCCGAGCAGACGCTGTATTACGGATCGACGCAGACAATGCCGTTTGTCCGGCCCCATTTCGCCGAGCTGGTCGGCGCGCTGGATTTCGCCATCAAGAATGACTATCCCGCCCGTGGTGAATATACCGGCACGGTTTAA